The window taattaatttcatagcCGAATACGTATCCGTATCTTTTAAGCGTCTAACGTTCTACAAAGATTCTGTTAGGAACGTAAATCTGTGTCGTCAATAACCAATACATCAATCAGTTAATcctcttattttttaataaagtgaaaACAAAAATCGTCAAAGATGGATTTGGTAGAAATGTTTGATTATTACTGGTATCAAAAAGCCGGTGAGTAGTGCTCTCCATAAAATGACGAATTATTTATCAGTGAAAACATTGAATGAAGACGACCGTTATCGTAATTTCAGATCCCAGAATGTGCCGTTTACCGTTTATGCAATCCCCCATTACCCTTCCTGCTATCCTCTTTTCTTATTTATACTTTGTCTTAAAATGTGGGCCGAAGTTTATGAAGGACAGAAAACCGTACAATCTTAAAACCTTTATAAAGTGGTATAACATCTTTCAAATCGTCAGCAATGCAATCATAGTGCAACAGTTTATCAGTGCGGGTTGGTTCACAGAAATAACGGTATTTTGCGAAACAGCAGATTACTCTAACACCCCGAAGAACATGAAGGTATTTGAAATTCATAATTCCCGTTCAATTGTTAACATACTGAGTCCAGGAAGGTTTAACAGTTGGAATTTGAACAATCTTTCAGATAGTTTATATACTATGGTTCGGGTTAATAACCAAAATCGTCGACCTCTTCGAAACGGGAGTGTTTTTACTGAGGAAAAAGAACAAACAAATTTCGTTCTTACACCTTTACCATCACGTATCAACACCTTTAATCTGTTGGGCTGTAACGAGATACACCCCAGTCGCAGGAGCATCATTCCCTATGCTAGTGAACAGTACCGTACATGTGATCATGTACTCGTATTATTTATTGAGTTCGTTTGGAGAAAAATTGCAGAGGATACTTAATCCAATCAAACCACTGATAACTATCACACAAATGGCGAGTACTAATAAACTAGTTAAAGTAAGGTTCGAAAGATTTTTGGCCTCACTGTCATAGTAGAAATATCAACGTTCAGTCCGACgcatgataatttattatttcaagaaGGTACCAGAAACTTTTGAGCTTTACCACATATATTTGTGATGTTTAATTTGTTTACATATTCATTCTTTGCCACAGGTGCAATTCATCGTCCTGATAGCATACGCAATACAAGTGTTTATGCCACACTGTAATGCAATTAAGACACCGTCCGTTATAGCGATAGTGAATCTTCTTATAAATTTCGTTCTGTTTTACAATTTCTATCAGAATACGTATGTGAAGCCCGCTAAGAAAGTGGAGTGAATCGTTTTGAACTGAACTGAAGTCACTCGTCAATGATTGTGATAgtgattttgaattaaaatcaataaaatattcCATGGAACATTTTactgataaatttcaattaaaactgTTTTACTGGTATAATACAAGTAACTACGAATAGTATGAAATTGCAAATAGTAATTAATGTGTTAATGAATAACAGTGATATTATATGTGAGCTTAAAAGATACTACTGTTATTTAAATTCGGTATTTCGTGTTATATACAAAATACTacaaatactaaaaatattttcaatgatcTTTCTACCGTTTTAAATGTACTTGCTACTGTTGCTTTTAGGgggaaaagaattatttaatagcACTGTACATTTATACTGATCAACGAGTAAGTAACAGCGTCGATTAAATGACTCGCtataattgtacatataatttCGTTACGGACGATTTTAGATGCAAATTTATCTGCAATTAACGCTTCGACGATATGTTACAAGTTATTAAGTCGTTTTAACGACCATATTTATGAAGATTTACATCACTACATTTGGCGCATAATATATTAGTATCACAGTGCAGCTTTTACTGCTTCGTTATTCACGTTATGCATCGAATGAAAGAGATGATTAAAAAAACacgagaaatgaaatattttttacttcAGAAGGcttttttacaatttcataCTCGTCGAGTAGAAATGAACATCATCGTACATTTCAATAAACAAGGAAAAGTTTGCAGAACGGAAGTTCTAAACAGTGAACACGGTTCTAGCTTATATGAATATTGCCTTATTTAAATGATAATCAATTCGATTAAAAAATAGAGGCAGAATGCACTTTCATTAATACGT is drawn from Osmia lignaria lignaria isolate PbOS001 chromosome 14, iyOsmLign1, whole genome shotgun sequence and contains these coding sequences:
- the LOC117607244 gene encoding very long chain fatty acid elongase 1-like, with amino-acid sequence MDLVEMFDYYWYQKADPRMCRLPFMQSPITLPAILFSYLYFVLKCGPKFMKDRKPYNLKTFIKWYNIFQIVSNAIIVQQFISAGWFTEITVFCETADYSNTPKNMKIVYILWFGLITKIVDLFETGVFLLRKKNKQISFLHLYHHVSTPLICWAVTRYTPVAGASFPMLVNSTVHVIMYSYYLLSSFGEKLQRILNPIKPLITITQMVQFIVLIAYAIQVFMPHCNAIKTPSVIAIVNLLINFVLFYNFYQNTYVKPAKKVE